In Lytechinus variegatus isolate NC3 chromosome 18, Lvar_3.0, whole genome shotgun sequence, a single genomic region encodes these proteins:
- the LOC121431975 gene encoding histone acetyltransferase KAT6B-like: MMKDSDSCLANPNYTQWILEAIRKIRKQKQRPNEERICHAVRHGRGLDQTDIKEQLELCVRDGNVLKVMNKGVASYRDPEFSPGTRGGGRRASRGTSTAKILGNLTLSTDYLRLILCTIKQLAEGGSTLKSVEKYIRQSYNVDTRMENDLSSKLRLAAKKGIAQAKLTKDGKLFRLPDQNDKLNKLQGDNTKNNVRVSKGNFHFIFNIQLLNSHVEKMLQVLQTFPQ; the protein is encoded by the coding sequence ATGATGAAAGACAGTGATTCTTGCCTGGCGAACCCAAACTACACTCAGTGGATCCTCGAGGCCATTCGCAAGATTCGGAAGCAGAAGCAGCGGCCAAATGAGGAGCGCATCTGCCACGCGGTCCGGCACGGCCGGGGTCTGGACCAGACGGACATCAAGGAGCAGTTAGAACTCTGCGTCCGCGATGGCAATGTTctgaaggtcatgaataaaGGGGTCGCGTCCTACCGCGACCCCGAGTTCTCTCCCGGCACTCGGGGCGGGGGCCGCCGTGCCAGCAGAGGCACGAGCACCGCCAAAATCCTTGGAAACCTCACGCTCAGCACGGATTACCTTCGTCTCATTTTATGCACCATTAAACAGTTGGCCGAAGGCGGCTCAACGCTCAAGAGCGTGGAGAAGTATATCCGTCAATCTTATAATGTGGACACAAGGATGGAAAATGACCTGAGCAGCAAGCTGCGGCTTGCTGCCAAGAAGGGAATTGCACAAGCAAAATTGACTAAAGATGGTAAATTATTCAGATTACCAGACCAAAACGATAAACTAAACAAACTTCAGGGAGACAATACAAAAAACAATGTCCGGGTAAGTAAAGGcaactttcatttcattttcaatatacaaTTATTAAATTCACATGTGGAGAAAATGCTCCAAGTTTTGCAGACCTTTCCACAGTAA